A DNA window from Dehalococcoidia bacterium contains the following coding sequences:
- a CDS encoding M23 family metallopeptidase — protein sequence MPRRSLHLASLALFSLAGASALTGCGIVGGSSATDTPTLTATATRTHTPTRTPTPVPTETPTPAPTDTPEPTSTPAPEVVVPPPSGDGLAQGRTMVIRVPMDNASGATAIYRGREHKMVEAGGEFWAVIGAGATQEVGTYTVTVNMLDERGALLREVTQTLTVSPTNWPVEYITLPPGQIEGIPAEDVQRELNIRAATFAQFTPQKFWNGPFIFPQTGPLTGNFGDARSYNGGPVGSHHSGTDFAADEGAPAMAAATGRVAFVGFLATRGNSVMLDHGLGVFTAYHHLSRIDVTQGQDIAQGQVVGGVGATGLATGPHLHWELIVGGVNVDPVFWTYAGVAP from the coding sequence GTGCCTCGCCGGTCCCTTCACCTTGCGTCCCTGGCTCTGTTCTCGCTCGCCGGCGCTTCCGCGCTGACGGGCTGTGGCATCGTCGGCGGTTCGTCTGCGACCGACACGCCGACGCTGACGGCTACCGCCACGCGGACGCATACGCCCACGCGCACACCGACGCCCGTACCCACCGAGACGCCGACACCGGCGCCCACTGACACGCCGGAGCCGACGTCGACGCCGGCGCCAGAGGTCGTCGTACCACCACCGTCCGGCGATGGCCTCGCGCAGGGCCGCACCATGGTGATCCGCGTCCCGATGGACAATGCGAGCGGCGCGACGGCGATCTACCGCGGGCGCGAGCACAAGATGGTCGAAGCCGGCGGCGAGTTCTGGGCCGTCATCGGCGCCGGCGCCACGCAGGAAGTGGGCACGTATACAGTCACGGTGAACATGCTCGATGAGCGCGGCGCCCTGCTTCGCGAAGTCACACAGACCCTGACCGTTTCGCCGACGAACTGGCCGGTCGAGTACATCACGCTGCCGCCAGGGCAGATCGAAGGCATCCCCGCCGAAGATGTGCAGCGCGAATTGAACATCCGCGCCGCCACGTTCGCGCAGTTCACGCCGCAGAAATTCTGGAACGGCCCGTTCATCTTCCCGCAGACCGGCCCGCTGACCGGAAACTTCGGTGATGCCCGCAGCTACAACGGCGGGCCCGTCGGCAGCCACCATAGCGGCACGGACTTCGCCGCAGATGAAGGCGCGCCGGCGATGGCCGCGGCGACCGGGCGCGTCGCCTTCGTAGGCTTCCTGGCGACGCGCGGCAATTCCGTCATGCTCGATCACGGCCTCGGCGTATTCACCGCGTACCATCACCTCTCGCGGATCGATGTAACGCAGGGACAGGACATCGCGCAGGGTCAGGTCGTGGGCGGCGTCGGGGCGACCGGCCTTGCGACGGGGCCGCACCTGCACTGGGAACTGATCGTCGGCGGCGTCAATGTCGACCCGGTGTTCTGGACGTATGCCGGCGTCGCTCCCTGA
- a CDS encoding MFS transporter, with translation MSNDRARAIELAAVVFLWQAAVGVYFLSLVQQYLPQALHAGAAYPGYAMACYGVARFLWQPIAGWIADRAGRRPTMVAGMAFSIPILALMMQIPDERWFLGLSALLGVGAATMWPAFMAHVGETTPHERRARTMSLLNLAQMAGIGIGTVAGVVAVDFVTYGAAFWACIAFNALALMMVLRSIDAPDHVSEPLPAAHVAPQHSAAPGAWKPGIVVLGVIVLFLTLGTSMHTPMIGAYTRDVLEVKMSYMAMLFPAPALAAGVILWKFGHLADRYGRQVPLIAGLFVAALCIFALTLTDSPIIVVHLVVLAGLAYAISVPAWGAAALDATDVGSRGLWLGALAAVQGLGTAGGQALGGLVGSEWGPLAPFKFAAALLFVALVLIVAHQRWQAASPRFAPALEPVRIDD, from the coding sequence ATGAGCAATGACCGGGCGCGCGCCATCGAACTGGCGGCGGTCGTTTTCCTGTGGCAGGCCGCCGTTGGCGTCTACTTCCTCTCGCTCGTGCAGCAGTACCTGCCGCAAGCGCTCCATGCCGGCGCCGCCTACCCCGGCTATGCGATGGCCTGCTACGGCGTCGCGAGGTTCCTCTGGCAGCCGATCGCGGGCTGGATCGCTGACCGCGCCGGCCGCCGCCCGACGATGGTCGCCGGCATGGCGTTCAGCATCCCGATCCTTGCGCTGATGATGCAGATCCCCGACGAACGCTGGTTCCTCGGCCTCTCGGCGCTGCTCGGCGTCGGCGCGGCGACGATGTGGCCGGCGTTCATGGCGCACGTCGGCGAAACGACGCCGCACGAGCGCCGCGCTCGCACCATGTCGCTTCTCAACCTCGCTCAGATGGCCGGGATTGGCATTGGCACCGTGGCCGGCGTCGTCGCCGTCGACTTCGTGACCTACGGCGCGGCGTTCTGGGCGTGCATCGCCTTCAACGCGCTGGCGCTGATGATGGTGCTGCGCAGCATCGATGCGCCTGACCACGTGAGCGAACCGCTCCCGGCAGCGCACGTTGCGCCACAACACAGCGCGGCCCCGGGTGCCTGGAAGCCGGGAATCGTCGTCCTGGGTGTCATCGTCCTCTTCCTGACGCTCGGCACCAGCATGCACACGCCGATGATCGGCGCCTACACGCGCGACGTCCTGGAAGTGAAGATGTCCTATATGGCGATGCTGTTCCCGGCGCCCGCGCTCGCGGCCGGCGTGATTCTCTGGAAATTCGGCCATCTCGCAGACCGCTACGGCCGGCAGGTGCCGCTGATCGCCGGCCTCTTCGTCGCGGCGCTGTGCATCTTCGCGCTGACGCTCACGGACAGCCCGATCATCGTCGTGCATCTCGTCGTGCTGGCGGGCCTCGCGTACGCGATCAGCGTCCCGGCCTGGGGCGCCGCCGCCCTCGACGCCACGGACGTCGGCAGCCGCGGCCTCTGGCTTGGCGCTCTCGCTGCTGTGCAGGGCCTGGGGACGGCAGGCGGTCAGGCGTTGGGCGGTCTGGTCGGAAGCGAGTGGGGTCCGCTCGCGCCGTTCAAGTTTGCGGCGGCGCTGCTCTTCGTCGCGCTCGTGCTGATCGTGGCGCACCAGCGCTGGCAAGCCGCGTCGCCCCGGTTCGCACCCGCGCTCGAACCGGTGCGGATCGACGACTGA
- a CDS encoding ROK family protein: MSGPYYAGVDLGGTKIMAIVADGEGKIVGDQRLPTQASKGAEHVIDRMVEATRAAADEAGIALADVSAAGVSAPGPIDWQHGVVTDPPNLPGWHDVPLTRLFSERSGLSSVLENDANCGAVGEHQFGAGRGYRHLIYVTISTGLGGGLIIDNELYRGASGAAGELGHIIVADDGAMCGAKHVGCMEAYASGAGIAQRAQELIDAGSMPRTARIAEQKPPLSAESVHLAAQAGETEAQAIIDRAARYFGMGLATMINAFNPEIIVIGGGLTHIGDEYLAPALEVARARSFEQPFQDVRIVEWELGERGTALGALALARSRDRKDTN, encoded by the coding sequence ATGAGCGGACCGTACTACGCCGGCGTGGACCTCGGCGGCACGAAGATCATGGCAATCGTCGCCGATGGCGAGGGCAAGATCGTCGGTGACCAGCGATTGCCGACACAAGCGTCGAAGGGCGCCGAGCACGTCATCGATCGCATGGTAGAAGCGACGCGCGCCGCGGCCGATGAAGCGGGCATTGCGCTCGCCGACGTATCGGCCGCAGGCGTCTCGGCGCCGGGGCCGATCGACTGGCAGCACGGCGTCGTCACCGACCCGCCGAACTTGCCGGGCTGGCACGACGTACCGCTCACGCGATTGTTCAGCGAGCGCTCCGGACTTTCCAGCGTGCTCGAAAACGACGCGAATTGCGGCGCCGTGGGCGAGCATCAGTTCGGCGCCGGTCGCGGCTACCGGCACTTGATCTACGTCACGATCAGCACCGGCCTCGGCGGCGGCCTGATCATCGACAACGAGTTGTATCGCGGCGCCTCGGGCGCGGCGGGCGAACTTGGCCACATCATCGTCGCCGACGACGGCGCGATGTGCGGTGCGAAGCACGTCGGCTGCATGGAGGCCTACGCATCCGGCGCGGGCATTGCGCAGCGCGCCCAGGAACTGATCGATGCGGGAAGCATGCCGCGCACAGCGCGCATCGCCGAGCAGAAACCGCCCCTGTCGGCGGAGTCTGTGCACCTCGCCGCGCAGGCCGGCGAGACCGAAGCGCAGGCGATTATCGATAGGGCCGCCCGCTACTTCGGCATGGGCCTCGCGACGATGATCAACGCCTTCAACCCGGAGATCATCGTCATCGGCGGCGGCCTCACGCACATTGGTGATGAGTACCTGGCACCGGCGCTCGAGGTGGCGCGCGCACGCTCGTTCGAGCAGCCGTTCCAGGACGTGCGGATCGTCGAATGGGAGTTGGGGGAACGAGGGACGGCGCTGGGGGCTCTTGCCCTGGCGCGTAGCCGAGATAGGAAGGACACGAACTGA
- a CDS encoding glycogen/starch synthase, whose translation MPDRERQRERIIDVAANVGIEDERSGHEASIAVETENLEPGTWNRAARTIRQGSSQGPHGFKVLRLLPRSSPSGTHTRHPPISPPGNSLNVLFASAEMSPLAKVGGLGDVAGSLPRALRQHGLDVRLAMPFHAIIDREQAAAKRIAEQVRVPWAGGDESVDVWLADVRGVPVYLIENQRYFDRPTVYGHDDDIERFLFFCDALLACADRLDFRPDAVHAQDWHTALLLTRLEADDAHPWSRCGRAYTIHNLALKGEFTRDFAAGFGLGSQQFAPPDGLPEDIMYSAMAQGIAHAQRVNTVSETYAKEILTPEYGAGLDPLLRARGEWVSGIVNGIDYEEFDTQTDAALETNFNVDTLDRREQNKHVLQATAGLPIDPGAPLFGVVTRLFAQKGIDLVSDAFDALLAEREAQLVVLGTGDQSVHEALQALEARYPQRVKVWLDFNPPLGQQIYGGCDVFMMPSRYEPCGLGQLISLRYGAVPLVRRTGGLNDTVQDADPSLTTGTGFIFEGATARDLREAAERALTAFANRAGWRAMQERGMRQDWSWGPAADNYAALYETAIADRGARVS comes from the coding sequence GTGCCGGATCGCGAACGCCAGCGCGAGCGCATCATCGACGTCGCCGCCAATGTCGGTATCGAGGATGAGCGTAGTGGCCATGAGGCGAGCATAGCCGTTGAGACGGAGAACTTAGAACCTGGAACCTGGAACCGAGCGGCAAGAACAATTCGTCAAGGTTCGAGTCAAGGTCCTCATGGGTTCAAGGTTCTGCGGCTGTTGCCGCGCTCATCGCCATCCGGTACACATACCCGTCACCCACCGATCTCTCCTCCGGGGAATAGCTTGAACGTTCTCTTCGCTTCGGCCGAGATGAGTCCGCTCGCCAAGGTCGGCGGCCTCGGCGACGTGGCTGGCTCGCTTCCACGAGCCCTGCGCCAGCACGGCCTCGACGTCCGCCTCGCGATGCCGTTCCACGCGATCATCGATCGCGAGCAGGCCGCCGCGAAGCGCATCGCCGAGCAGGTGCGCGTGCCATGGGCAGGCGGTGACGAGAGCGTCGACGTCTGGCTCGCGGACGTGCGGGGCGTCCCGGTGTATCTCATCGAGAACCAGCGCTACTTCGACCGCCCGACGGTCTACGGGCACGACGACGACATCGAGCGCTTCCTCTTCTTCTGCGACGCGCTCCTCGCGTGCGCCGACCGTCTGGACTTCCGGCCGGACGCCGTCCACGCGCAGGACTGGCACACCGCGTTGCTGCTGACGCGCCTCGAAGCGGACGACGCGCACCCGTGGTCGCGCTGCGGGCGCGCCTACACCATCCACAACCTGGCGCTCAAAGGGGAGTTCACGCGCGACTTCGCCGCCGGCTTCGGCCTGGGATCGCAGCAGTTCGCGCCTCCCGACGGACTTCCCGAAGACATCATGTACAGCGCCATGGCGCAGGGAATCGCGCACGCACAGCGGGTCAACACCGTCAGCGAGACATACGCGAAGGAGATCCTCACACCCGAGTACGGCGCCGGCCTCGATCCGCTCTTGCGCGCGCGCGGCGAATGGGTCTCCGGCATCGTCAACGGCATCGACTACGAGGAGTTCGACACTCAGACGGACGCAGCGCTGGAGACGAACTTCAACGTGGACACGCTCGACCGTCGCGAACAGAATAAGCACGTCCTGCAGGCGACGGCGGGGTTGCCGATCGATCCGGGGGCGCCGCTGTTCGGCGTCGTCACGCGACTGTTTGCACAGAAGGGCATCGATCTCGTTTCGGACGCGTTCGATGCGCTGCTCGCCGAACGCGAGGCGCAACTCGTCGTGCTGGGCACCGGCGATCAATCCGTGCACGAAGCGCTGCAGGCGCTCGAAGCGCGCTATCCGCAGCGCGTGAAGGTGTGGCTCGACTTCAACCCGCCGCTCGGGCAGCAGATCTACGGCGGCTGCGACGTCTTCATGATGCCGTCGCGCTATGAACCCTGCGGCCTCGGACAGCTCATCTCGCTGCGCTACGGCGCCGTGCCGCTCGTCCGCCGGACAGGCGGCCTCAACGACACCGTGCAGGACGCCGACCCATCGTTGACCACCGGCACGGGCTTCATCTTCGAAGGTGCGACCGCACGCGATCTGCGCGAAGCAGCCGAACGCGCACTGACGGCGTTCGCGAATCGCGCTGGTTGGCGTGCGATGCAGGAACGGGGCATGCGCCAGGACTGGTCGTGGGGTCCTGCCGCAGACAACTACGCCGCGCTCTACGAAACGGCGATCGCCGACAGGGGCGCGCGCGTCTCATGA
- a CDS encoding nucleoside hydrolase, with amino-acid sequence MATTLILDTDIGGDVDDALALAFAIRHPDIDLRAVTTVSGDTVRRAKIAKKLLLLAGRDDVEVAAGVRGEHPERNESADGSHEAAMLGDVPDGLEISGRDAVTLLLEECERGGVQVATVGMQSNVAAALDRDPSFAHDVELLAVMGGVFAPVRFFGEELPPSIDHNLNVDATAAVRALNAGFNALYTPIDVTMTAWLMAPHLERLRSGDALCRELARQIDVYGRGKHWHGVIPDDHVCLVHDPLAVACMVERRFVTTERLPVTVAMHQGHVRTFIDPVAGVEAEVVRSVNAAAVAAWWVEVVVGD; translated from the coding sequence ATGGCCACTACGCTCATCCTCGATACCGACATTGGCGGCGACGTCGATGATGCGCTCGCGCTGGCGTTCGCGATCCGGCACCCGGACATCGACCTGCGCGCCGTAACGACGGTCTCGGGCGATACGGTGCGACGCGCGAAGATCGCAAAGAAGCTGTTGCTGCTTGCGGGGCGTGACGACGTCGAAGTTGCGGCGGGCGTGCGCGGCGAGCATCCGGAGCGCAACGAGAGCGCCGATGGCTCGCACGAAGCGGCGATGCTCGGCGACGTGCCGGATGGCCTGGAGATCAGCGGGCGCGACGCCGTCACGCTGCTGCTCGAAGAGTGCGAGCGGGGCGGCGTGCAGGTCGCGACGGTCGGCATGCAGTCGAACGTCGCCGCGGCGCTTGACCGCGATCCGTCGTTCGCGCACGACGTCGAATTGCTGGCAGTGATGGGCGGCGTCTTCGCGCCGGTGCGCTTCTTCGGTGAGGAGCTGCCGCCGTCGATCGACCACAACCTCAACGTCGACGCGACGGCCGCCGTGCGCGCGCTGAACGCCGGCTTCAACGCTCTGTACACGCCGATCGACGTCACGATGACGGCGTGGCTCATGGCGCCGCATCTCGAGCGGCTGCGCAGCGGCGATGCGCTGTGCCGCGAGCTGGCGCGCCAGATCGACGTCTACGGGCGCGGCAAGCACTGGCACGGTGTCATCCCGGACGATCACGTCTGCCTGGTGCACGATCCGCTGGCCGTTGCGTGCATGGTGGAGCGTCGATTCGTGACGACAGAGCGCCTCCCGGTGACGGTGGCGATGCACCAGGGCCACGTGCGCACGTTCATCGACCCGGTCGCGGGCGTCGAGGCGGAGGTGGTGCGGTCGGTGAATGCGGCGGCGGTCGCGGCGTGGTGGGTGGAGGTGGTGGTTGGTGATTAG
- a CDS encoding acyl-CoA dehydrogenase family protein produces the protein MDLGLSEEQELLKNTARDFLEKECPETLVREMEEDEKGYSPDLWKKMAEQGWQGLLIPDQYGGAGFSYLDLVVLVEEFGRALVPGPFISTVVGGTLPLLEGGTDEQKSQYLPQIASGNAIWTLAFTEPSARFDAEGVALEVKEDGNDVVLNGTKLFVRDANVADFFTVVGRKPGSKGEDGITLVIVDAKAAGISQTQLKTIAADKQAEVNFENVKVPKANVIPGGWATFKKVQRKATVIECAYLTGLAQMDFEISVQYAKDRIQFGRPIGSFQAIQHKAADMVTDVDGSRFIMYRAAWSVDQDEPDADMNVNMAKAWVSEATRRVVAHGQQIHGGIGFTKDYKVQLYFRRQKAAELAWGDADYHRELVASGLSI, from the coding sequence ATGGACCTGGGACTATCTGAAGAGCAAGAACTGCTCAAGAACACCGCGCGGGACTTCCTGGAGAAGGAATGCCCGGAGACGCTCGTCCGCGAGATGGAAGAGGACGAAAAGGGCTACTCGCCCGACCTCTGGAAGAAGATGGCGGAGCAAGGCTGGCAGGGATTGCTGATCCCCGACCAGTACGGCGGCGCCGGCTTCAGCTACCTCGACCTCGTCGTGCTCGTCGAAGAGTTCGGCCGCGCGCTCGTGCCGGGACCGTTCATCTCGACGGTCGTCGGCGGCACGCTGCCGCTGCTCGAAGGCGGCACCGACGAGCAGAAGTCGCAGTACCTGCCGCAGATCGCCAGCGGCAACGCGATCTGGACGCTCGCGTTCACGGAGCCGTCCGCGCGCTTCGACGCCGAAGGCGTGGCGCTCGAGGTGAAGGAAGATGGCAACGACGTCGTGCTCAACGGCACGAAGCTCTTCGTCCGCGATGCGAACGTCGCTGACTTCTTCACGGTCGTCGGCCGCAAGCCCGGCTCGAAGGGCGAAGACGGCATCACGCTCGTCATCGTCGATGCGAAGGCGGCGGGCATCAGCCAGACGCAACTCAAGACGATCGCCGCCGACAAGCAGGCGGAAGTGAACTTCGAGAACGTCAAGGTGCCGAAGGCGAACGTCATCCCCGGCGGCTGGGCGACGTTCAAGAAGGTCCAGCGCAAGGCCACGGTCATCGAGTGTGCGTACCTCACCGGGCTGGCGCAGATGGACTTCGAGATCAGCGTCCAGTACGCGAAGGACCGCATCCAGTTCGGCCGGCCGATCGGCTCATTCCAGGCGATCCAGCACAAGGCCGCCGACATGGTGACCGACGTCGATGGTTCGCGCTTCATCATGTACCGAGCCGCGTGGTCCGTCGACCAGGACGAACCGGACGCCGACATGAACGTCAACATGGCGAAGGCCTGGGTCAGCGAAGCGACGCGCCGCGTCGTCGCGCACGGCCAGCAGATCCACGGCGGCATCGGCTTCACCAAGGACTACAAGGTGCAGCTCTACTTCCGCCGCCAGAAGGCCGCCGAACTAGCCTGGGGCGACGCCGACTACCACCGCGAACTGGTCGCCAGCGGGCTCAGCATCTAG
- a CDS encoding acyl-CoA dehydrogenase family protein, whose product MNFADAPADAAFRREVQDFLRAELPADLHAADDAVMGVGIGEDERERDWLRTLAKRGWVAPAWPKEYGGAGLGVMQQFIFNEEMARARAPRPNFLAIGLAGPTIIVHGTEEQKREHLSGILSGETFWCQGFSEPGSGSDLASLQTRAVQDGDDFIINGQKIWTSGAHRSQRMMLLARTDTDVPKHKGISYFLLDMKTPGVTVRPLTNLADTPSFNEVFFDNVRVPKKDLLGELNKGWYVATTTLDFERSGIISGVGLQTMVRELIDFVRTDGRRDAGREALRHELAQRMIEAQVSIVLSYRVATMQAKGLIPNQEASITKLFGSELAQRIGRTGVKAAGMYGMLSEGSPRAPLGGRLDAWYRIAVGSTIAGGTSEIQRGVIAQRGLGMPR is encoded by the coding sequence ATGAACTTCGCCGACGCACCCGCTGATGCCGCATTCAGGCGGGAAGTCCAGGACTTTCTCCGAGCGGAGTTGCCCGCAGACCTCCACGCCGCCGATGACGCCGTCATGGGCGTCGGCATCGGTGAGGACGAGCGCGAGCGCGACTGGCTCAGGACGCTCGCGAAGCGCGGCTGGGTCGCGCCCGCGTGGCCGAAGGAGTACGGCGGCGCCGGCCTCGGCGTGATGCAGCAGTTCATCTTCAATGAAGAGATGGCGCGCGCACGGGCGCCACGTCCGAATTTCCTCGCGATCGGCCTTGCCGGTCCGACGATCATCGTCCACGGCACGGAGGAACAGAAGCGCGAGCACCTGTCTGGCATCCTCTCCGGGGAGACGTTCTGGTGTCAGGGCTTCAGCGAGCCGGGCTCGGGATCCGATCTCGCATCGCTGCAGACGCGCGCGGTGCAGGACGGCGACGACTTCATCATCAACGGCCAGAAGATCTGGACGTCGGGCGCGCACCGGTCGCAGCGCATGATGCTGCTGGCGCGCACGGACACCGACGTGCCGAAGCACAAGGGCATCAGTTACTTTCTGCTCGATATGAAGACGCCGGGCGTCACGGTGCGGCCGCTGACCAATCTTGCCGACACGCCGAGCTTCAACGAGGTCTTCTTCGACAACGTGCGTGTGCCTAAGAAGGATCTGCTCGGCGAGCTGAACAAGGGGTGGTACGTCGCGACGACGACACTTGACTTCGAGCGCTCCGGCATCATCAGCGGCGTCGGCTTGCAGACCATGGTGCGCGAGCTGATCGACTTCGTGCGCACGGACGGCCGTCGCGACGCCGGGCGCGAGGCGCTCCGCCACGAGCTGGCGCAGCGGATGATCGAGGCGCAGGTCTCGATCGTGCTCTCATATCGGGTCGCGACGATGCAGGCGAAAGGTTTGATCCCCAACCAGGAAGCGTCGATCACCAAGCTGTTTGGCTCGGAACTGGCGCAGCGCATCGGGCGGACCGGCGTGAAGGCCGCGGGCATGTACGGCATGCTCAGCGAAGGCTCGCCGCGCGCCCCGCTCGGTGGCCGCCTCGACGCCTGGTATCGCATCGCCGTCGGCTCGACGATCGCCGGCGGCACGAGCGAGATCCAGCGCGGCGTGATCGCGCAGCGCGGACTGGGCATGCCGCGATGA
- a CDS encoding acyl-CoA dehydrogenase family protein: MRFTFTPEQDAFRSEVRSFLDTALPAGWEGADNAIDDESVEVGRTFLKQLAPKKWIAPAWPAEYGGLGMSLWDQVVFNEEMGYARAPIINTAAVGYLGPTIILYGTDEQKKQHLPGITNGDVIWCQGYSEPNSGSDLASLQTRAVQDGDDFVINGQKIWTSQAHYADWMFLIARTDPDAPKHRGISYFLLDMKTPGITVRPLINMADGAGFNEVFFENVRVPRSGLLGELNRGWYIATTTLDFERSSIGGTSQAMRALEDLTRFAKNERDAATGAPIWESPLVRHAIADLWLSLEVTRLLSYRVVSMQSKGLVPNYEASIIKVFNSEYIQRQARVGMGIMGLYGGLWEESPYAKLKGRFSKSYVTSVGGAIAGGTSEIQRNIIAQRGLGLPRQ, translated from the coding sequence ATGAGGTTCACCTTCACCCCCGAGCAGGACGCCTTTCGATCAGAAGTACGGTCGTTCCTGGATACGGCGCTGCCCGCCGGATGGGAAGGCGCGGATAACGCCATCGACGACGAATCCGTCGAGGTTGGACGCACCTTCCTGAAGCAGCTCGCGCCCAAGAAGTGGATCGCTCCCGCGTGGCCGGCCGAGTACGGCGGGCTCGGCATGAGCTTGTGGGACCAGGTCGTCTTCAACGAGGAGATGGGCTACGCCCGCGCGCCGATCATCAATACGGCGGCGGTGGGCTATCTCGGCCCGACGATCATCCTCTACGGCACCGATGAGCAGAAGAAGCAACACCTGCCCGGTATTACCAACGGCGACGTGATCTGGTGCCAGGGTTATAGTGAGCCAAATTCCGGCTCAGACCTCGCGTCGTTGCAGACGCGCGCCGTGCAGGACGGCGACGACTTCGTGATCAACGGCCAGAAGATCTGGACCAGCCAGGCGCATTACGCCGACTGGATGTTCCTCATCGCCCGCACTGATCCCGACGCGCCGAAGCATCGCGGCATCAGCTACTTCCTGCTCGATATGAAGACGCCGGGCATCACCGTGCGACCGTTGATCAACATGGCGGACGGCGCCGGCTTCAACGAGGTCTTCTTCGAGAACGTGCGGGTGCCGCGGTCCGGGCTGCTCGGCGAATTGAACCGCGGCTGGTACATCGCGACGACGACGCTCGACTTCGAGCGGTCGTCGATCGGTGGCACGTCGCAGGCGATGCGCGCTCTCGAGGACCTGACGCGCTTCGCGAAAAATGAACGAGACGCCGCGACCGGTGCGCCGATCTGGGAGAGCCCGCTGGTCCGGCACGCCATCGCGGATCTGTGGTTGTCGCTGGAGGTGACGCGGCTGCTGTCGTACCGCGTCGTAAGCATGCAGTCGAAGGGCCTCGTGCCGAACTACGAAGCCTCGATCATCAAGGTGTTTAACTCGGAGTACATCCAGCGGCAGGCGCGCGTCGGCATGGGGATCATGGGGTTGTACGGCGGGCTGTGGGAGGAGAGCCCGTACGCAAAGCTCAAGGGCCGCTTCAGCAAGTCATATGTGACCAGCGTGGGCGGCGCGATCGCCGGCGGGACGTCGGAGATCCAGCGCAACATCATCGCCCAGCGTGGATTAGGACTTCCCCGCCAATGA
- a CDS encoding acyl-CoA dehydrogenase family protein, whose translation MDFTDTPEEASFRAEVRAFIEKEAPKPKPGQSGAEALMGNWERNQAWFKLLGGKGWIAPAWPTEYGGAGMSTVQQFVFNEEMATAKAPRPLHMIIGLGMAGPTLIVHGTEDQKKKYLPGMLRGEDIWCQGYSEPGAGSDLAALQTRAVRDGDDYVINGQKIWTTLAHMAKYMILLTRTDPDAPKHRGITYFILDMKTPGVEVRPLYNLGNSHEFNEVFFDNVRIPKDNVIGEENRGWYAAVTTLDFERSSIGSAIGMKQHVEELVHYAKQHENEPTSTLLTNPMLRYELADRMIEVEVARMLSYRVASMQARGLIPNYEASLLKLYTTELNQRIAHTGVHVLGLYGQLRGDEAPHGGRWMATYLRSQAYTIEGGTSEIQRNIIAQRGLGLPRD comes from the coding sequence ATGGACTTTACGGATACACCAGAAGAGGCATCGTTCCGCGCTGAGGTGCGGGCGTTCATCGAGAAGGAAGCGCCGAAGCCCAAGCCCGGCCAGTCCGGCGCCGAGGCGCTGATGGGCAACTGGGAGCGCAACCAGGCATGGTTTAAGCTCCTCGGCGGGAAGGGGTGGATCGCGCCGGCATGGCCGACGGAGTACGGCGGCGCCGGCATGAGCACGGTGCAGCAGTTCGTCTTCAACGAGGAGATGGCGACCGCGAAGGCGCCGCGCCCGCTCCACATGATCATCGGGCTGGGCATGGCGGGCCCGACGCTTATCGTCCATGGCACGGAGGATCAGAAGAAGAAGTACCTGCCGGGCATGCTCCGCGGCGAGGACATCTGGTGCCAGGGCTACAGCGAGCCCGGCGCCGGCTCCGACCTGGCGGCGTTGCAGACGCGCGCCGTCCGCGACGGCGATGACTACGTCATCAATGGCCAGAAGATCTGGACGACGCTCGCGCACATGGCGAAGTACATGATCCTGCTCACGCGCACCGATCCTGACGCGCCCAAGCACCGCGGCATCACCTACTTCATCCTCGACATGAAGACGCCCGGAGTCGAAGTGCGGCCTCTGTACAACCTGGGCAACAGCCACGAGTTCAACGAGGTCTTCTTCGACAACGTGCGCATCCCCAAGGACAACGTGATCGGCGAGGAGAACCGCGGTTGGTACGCGGCCGTCACCACGCTGGACTTCGAGCGCTCGAGCATCGGCTCGGCGATCGGCATGAAGCAGCACGTCGAAGAGTTGGTGCACTACGCGAAGCAGCACGAGAATGAGCCGACGAGCACGCTGCTCACGAACCCGATGCTTCGCTACGAGCTTGCCGACCGCATGATCGAAGTTGAGGTCGCGCGAATGCTGTCTTATCGCGTGGCGAGCATGCAGGCGCGAGGTCTCATCCCTAACTACGAGGCGTCGCTGCTCAAGCTCTACACGACCGAGTTGAACCAGCGCATCGCGCACACCGGCGTCCATGTGCTGGGGCTCTACGGCCAGCTTCGCGGCGACGAAGCGCCGCACGGCGGCCGCTGGATGGCGACGTACCTGCGTTCGCAGGCCTACACCATCGAAGGCGGCACGTCGGAGATCCAGCGCAACATCATCGCGCAGCGCGGCCTCGGGTTACCGCGAGACTAG